One genomic segment of Helianthus annuus cultivar XRQ/B chromosome 14, HanXRQr2.0-SUNRISE, whole genome shotgun sequence includes these proteins:
- the LOC110905102 gene encoding leucine-rich repeat receptor protein kinase EMS1, with product MAMTFKFLHLSCMLFGFFMLTNAAIVDQNFERETLISFKNSFLDPNLLSKWDLTTPHCQWEGVFCQHERVTSLVLSTRSLKGPLPISLFFLSNLVLLDLSSNLFSGELSHKISQLLHLRVLKLGNNQLSGELPSSLGGLTQLQTVELGANFFTGVIPISIKKLSNLDSLDLSSNSLTGIIPPEIGRLTKLRSLSLGNNLLTGSLTPSLLSNLTNLVFLDVANNTLSGPIPREIGNLSNLTDLFLGINRFSGVLPTEIGNLKNLQNFFSPSCSIQGPLPDSFSNLKSLSKLDLSSNPLKCSIPKSFGQMRNLTILNLGNSELNGSIPGELGNCRNLKTLVLSFNSLSGSLPEEISQLPLVTFSAENNQLSGSLPSWVGKWDKINSLLLAGNKFSGRIPPEIGNCSMLSQLGLSNNMFTGFVPKEVCNAVSITEIDLESNLLSGSIGDTFMGCGNLTQLVLSDNKIVGGIPDYLFNLPLMALDLDSNLISGVIPLSLWNSTSLMEFSAANNRLEGSLPGEIGASVLLQRLVLSNNRLTGGIPKEIGSLGSLSVLNLNSNNFSGVIPVEIGKCGSLTTLDLGNNRFNGSIPVEITGLSQLQCLVLSNNDLSGAIPSSNGSKYFREVGIPDSSFVQHHGLYDLSHNRLTGSVPDELGNCLVVVDLLLNDNMLSGELPKSLAKLANLTTLDLSNNVLSGGLPAEYGRSMKLQGLYLENNKLTGSIPAELGELHSLVKLNLTGNRLSGAVPSALGKLTGLTHLDLSDNLLQGELPSTISNMANLVGLFLQQNQISGNIDGLFVRLTEWRIEILNLSNNMFSGFLSQALGNMSYLTSLDLHGNSFTGEIPWGIGNLMQLEYLDFSNNKLSGRIPDSLCSVSNINHMDLARNRLEGPVPKNGICGNTSRVSLSGNKALCGGILSLQCPGASFRKGSKLFNVWSLGSIAIGTLLIAGFITIVAIKRIHRIKKKSDCEYPGVNNSSSVDHNLYLLNSSRSKESLSINVAMFEQPLVKLTLADILEATNNFCKSKIVGDGGFGTVYKAQLPNGKIVAVKKLNQSKSQGQREFLAEMETLGKVKHRNLVSLLGYCSFGEEKLLVYDYMANGSLDHWLRNRTGEMEILTWAKRFNIAVGSARGLAFLHHGFIPHIIHRDVKASNILLDEDFVPKVADFGLARLISACETHVSTDLAGTFGYIPPEYGQSWRATTKGDVYSFGVILLELLTGKEPTGLEFKDVEGGNLVGWVCYKIKKGQAVDVLDPTVVNGDSKPVMLQTLQVAASCVSENPGNRPTMLHVLKFLKGIKHNCL from the coding sequence ATGGCTATGACCTTCAAGTTTCTTCATCTTTCATGCATGTTATTTGGCTTCTTCATGCTCACTAATGCCGCCATTGTTGACCAAAACTTCGAAAGGGAGACTTTAATCTCTTTCAAAAACTCATTCTTGGACCCCAATTTGCTCTCCAAATGGGACCTCACAACCCCACATTGTCAATGGGAAGGTGTGTTTTGTCAACACGAACGAGTCACTTCACTCGTTCTCTCAACTCGCTCACTCAAAGGTCCACTTCCCAtttctcttttctttctttccaATCTTGTACTCCTTGATCTTTCTTCCAATCTGTTTTCCGGTGAACTTTCCCACAAAATATCCCAACTTTTACACCTTCGTGTTTTAAAATTGGGTAACAACCAACTCTCTGGTGAGTTACCGAGTTCACTCGGTGGTTTGACTCAGTTACAAACTGTTGAACTTGGAGCAAATTTTTTCACCGGCGTAATTCCGATTTCCATTAAAAAGTTATCCAATTTGGATTCACTTGATCTCTCTTCAAACTCGTTGACCGGAATCATCCCGCCGGAGATCGGACGGTTAACAAAACTCCGGTCACTTAGTCTCGGCAACAATTTATTAACAGGTTCTTTAACTCCATCACTTCTCTCAAATCTTACTAATTTAGTGTTCTTAGATGTCGCAAACAACACACTTTCCGGCCCAATTCCTCGTGAAATCGGAAACCTTTCGAATCTCACCGACCTTTTTCTCGGAATCAACCGTTTCTCCGGCGTACTTCCGACAGAAATCGGTAACCTTAAAAACCTACAAAACTTTTTCTCACCCTCTTGTTCAATTCAAGGCCCATTACCGGACAGTTTTTCAAACCTTAAATCTTTGTCAAAACTTGATCTTTCTTCCAACCCATTAAAGTGTTCGATCCCAAAATCATTTGGTCAAATGCGAAACTTGACAATTTTAAACCTAGGTAACTCCGAACTTAACGGTTCTATTCCCGGTGAGCTTGGAAACTGTCGGAATCTTAAAACATTGGTGCTTTCGTTTAACTCGTTATCTGGGTCTTTACCCGAAGAGATTTCACAGCTTCCGTTGGTTACGTTTTCGGCTGAAAATAATCAGCTTTCGGGTTCTTTACCGTCTTGGGTTGGTAAATGGGATAAAATAAATTCACTTTTGTTGGCGGGAAATAAGTTTTCGGGTCGGATTCCACCGGAGATTGGGAATTGTTCAATGCTTAGTCAGTTGGGCTTGAGTAATAATATGTTTACGGGTTTTGTTCCTAAGGAAGTATGTAATGCGGTTTCGATTACGGAGATTGATCTTGAAAGTAATCTGCTTTCGGGTTCGATTGGTGATACGTTTATGGGTTGTGGGAATCTTACGCAGTTAGTGTTATCTGATAACAAGATTGTTGGGGGTATTCCTGATTATTTATTTAATCTTCCTTTGATGGCTCTTGATCTTGATTCTAATTTGATAAGTGGTGTTATTCCGTTGAGTTTATGGAATTCGACGAGTTTGATGGAGTTTTCGGCTGCGAATAATCGGTTAGAGGGTAGTCTTCCTGGAGAAATTGGGGCTTCTGTTTTGTTACAAAGGTTGGTTTTAAGTAACAACAGGTTGACAGGGGGTATACCGAAGGAAATCGGAAGTTTAGGTTCACTTTCGGTTCTTAATTTGAATTCGAATAATTTTTCTGGTGTGATTCCCGTTGAAATTGGGAAATGTGGTTCTCTTACTACATTGGATCTTGGTAACAACAGGTTTAACGGGTCGATTCCGGTTGAGATCACTGGTTTATCTCAGCTGCAATGCTTGGTGCTTTCGAATAATGATCTTTCGGGTGCGATTCCTTCTTCGAACGGTTCGAAGTACTTCAGGGAAGTTGGTATTCCCGATTCGAGTTTCGTTCAACACCATGGGTTGTATGATCTTTCGCATAATCGGTTGACTGGTTCAGTTCCTGATGAGTTAGGAAACTGCTTGGTTGTGGTGGATCTTTTGCTTAATGATAACATGCTTTCCGGTGAATTACCGAAATCTCTAGCAAAGTTGGCCAATCTCACGACGTTAGATCTTTCCAACAATGTGTTATCCGGTGGTTTACCTGCTGAATACGGCCGGTCGATGAAACTTCAAGGTTTGTATCTGGAAAATAATAAACTGACCGGGAGTATACCGGCTGAATTAGGCGAACTCCATAGTTTGGTTAAGCTTAATTTGACCGGTAATCGATTATCCGGCGCTGTTCCATCCGCATTGGGGAAGTTAACAGGGTTGACTCATTTGGATTTGAGCGATAATCTGCTCCAGGGCGAACTTCCTTCAACCATTTCAAACATGGCGAATCTTGTCGGGTTGTTTCTACAGCAAAACCAGATATCTGGTAACATAGACGGGCTATTTGTTCGTTTAACCGAGTGGCGGATTGAAATCTTGAATTTGAGTAATAATATGTTTTCTGGCTTCTTGTCTCAAGCATTAGGCAATATGTCGTATTTGACATCTTTGGATCTTCATGGAAACTCATTCACCGGTGAAATTCCATGGGGGATCGGAAACCTGATGCAGCTCGAGTATTTGGATTTCTCGAATAATAAGTTATCAGGTCGAATTCCCGACAGTCTCTGCAGTGTTTCGAATATTAATCACATGGATTTGGCCAGAAACAGATTAGAAGGCCCGGTTCCAAAGAACGGAATTTGCGGGAATACGTCGAGAGTTTCACTCTCCGGGAACAAAGCGTTATGTGGTGGGATTCTCAGTTTGCAATGTCCGGGAGCTAGTTTTCGCAAAGGGTCAAAGTTATTTAACGTATGGTCGTTGGGTTCAATCGCCATTGGGACTTTGTTAATTGCAGGGTTTATAACAATTGTGGCGATTAAACGAATTCACAGAATCAAGAAAAAATCTGATTGTGAATATCCCGGTGTGAATAACAGCAGTTCGGTTGATCATAATCTGTATCTTTTGAATAGCAGCAGGTCGAAAGAATCGTTGAGTATCAATGTAGCGATGTTTGAACAACCGCTCGTCAAGTTAACTCTTGCCGACATTCTAGAAGCCACAAATAACTTCTGTAAATCGAAGATTGTCGGTGATGGTGGATTTGGTACAGTCTACAAAGCTCAATTACCAAACGGAAAGATCGTAGCAGTCAAGAAACTTAACCAGTCGAAATCACAGGGTCAACGAGAGTTTTTGGCCGAAATGGAAACTTTAGGGAAAGTTAAGCATCGAAATCTTGTGTCATTGCTCGGTTACTGTTCGTTTGGTGAAGAGAAACTGCTCGTATATGACTACATGGCTAACGGTAGTCTGGATCACTGGCTACGAAACCGAACCGGAGAGATGGAAATCTTGACGTGGGCCAAACGTTTCAATATTGCAGTGGGTTCGGCTCGTGGGTTAGCGTTTTTGCACCACGGGTTTATCCCGCATATCATTCATAGAGACGTTAAAGCGAGCAACATTTTACTCGATGAAGATTTCGTCCCAAAAGTTGCTGATTTTGGGCTAGCAAGGTTGATAAGTGCATGTGAGACTCACGTGAGTACCGATCTCGCTGGAACATTTGGTTACATTCCGCCGGAGTATGGGCAGAGCTGGCGGGCGACAACCAAGGGTGACGTTTATAGCTTCGGGGTGATTCTTCTTGAACTGTTGACCGGAAAGGAGCCAACGGGGCTAGAGTTTAAAGATGTTGAAGGTGGGAATTTGGTGGGGTGGGTTTGCTATAAGATCAAGAAAGGTCAGGCCGTTGATGTGCTTGATCCAACGGTTGTGAATGGTGATTCGAAGCCTGTAATGCTTCAGACGCTTCAGGTTGCTGCCAGTTGTGTGTCTGAAAATCCGGGTAATCGGCCTACCATGCTTCATGTGCTTAAGTTCTTGAAAGGAATCAAACATAATTGTTTGTAG
- the LOC110905101 gene encoding heat stress transcription factor B-2a, with protein MAPPPGDHRSGGVDSPAGDAAARSLPTPFLTKTYQLVEDKTIDDVISWNEDGSTFIVWNPTEFAKDLLPKYFKHNNFSSFVRQLNTYGFRKVVPDRWEFSNDCFRRGEKHLLSDIQRRKISAAAASPTQPQAPPPTVTATPIVTVASQPIRAVSPSGSGEEQVLSSNSSRGGSGTPILSRETSGGSNNAELVGENERLRRENVQLNKELSQMKNLCSNIYVMMSTYAGDKQSEGSSSQQEVRKTIEPLDLLPLKRLAEECIGNSNTTCGSNGGLEGGTDELMNPRLFGVTIGMKRWRDVGSDPYNDLQLQQPGGDVKSEPLDRNESGSSNGDNN; from the exons ATGGCTCCTCCTCCAGGAGACCACCGCAGCGGCGGCGTGGACTCACCGGCTGGTGACGCGGCTGCTAGATCTCTCCCGACGCCGTTTCTCACGAAAACTTACCAGCTCGTTGAAGATAAGACCATTGATGACGTCATCTCCTGGAACGAAGACGGATCTACGTTTATCGTCTGGAATCCTACAGAATTCGCTAAGGATTTGCTTCCGAAATACTTTAAACACAATAATTTCTCAAGTTTTGTCCGTCAGTTGAATACCTAT GGATTTAGAAAAGTTGTACCTGATCGCTGGGAGTTCTCTAACGATTGTTTCCGTAGAGGAGAGAAGCATCTGTTAAGCGATATTCAACGTCGGAAGAtttcagcagcagcagcttcaccgACGCAACCACAAGCTCCACCGCCGACGGTTACAGCTACACCGATTGTCACAGTAGCATCTCAGCCAATCAGAGCGGTTTCTCCTAGCGGTTCCGGCGAAGAACAAGTCCTGTCATCTAACTCATCACGAGGTGGTAGTGGTACACCTATTCTTTCTCGTGAAACATCAGGAGGAAGTAACAACGCTGAGCTCGTTGGCGAAAACGAGCGGTTACGGAGAGAAAACGTTCAGCTGAACAAAGAGTTAAGTCAGATGAAGAATCTGTGTTCTAACATTTACGTGATGATGTCTACTTACGCTGGGGATAAACAGTCTGAAGGAAGCAGTTCACAGCAGGAAGTGAGGAAGACGATTGAACCGCTAGATCTGTTACCGTTGAAGCGGTTAGCAGAGGAGTGTATAGGCAACAGCAACACCACCTGTGGAAGTAATGGTGGTTTAGAAGGTGGTACAGATGAGTTGATGAACCCTAGATTATTTGGTGTAACAATAGGGATGAAACGGTGGAGGGATGTCGGGTCGGATCCGTATAATGATCTGCAGCTACAACAGCCTGGAGGCGACGTTAAATCTGAGCCGTTGGATCGTAACGAGAGTGGTAGCAGCAATGGTGataataattaa